The following proteins are encoded in a genomic region of Anabas testudineus chromosome 13, fAnaTes1.2, whole genome shotgun sequence:
- the LOC113171973 gene encoding LOW QUALITY PROTEIN: extracellular calcium-sensing receptor-like (The sequence of the model RefSeq protein was modified relative to this genomic sequence to represent the inferred CDS: inserted 2 bases in 1 codon) has translation MFAFYGSWKDRKDTFTSKPLPLECISLNLGAFQFAQAMLFAIEEINNSTDLLPGISLGYKIYDTCGSAARSVKVALALTNGNEVVSTLSKAPCTRPAQVQAIIGETSSSPCMAIANVIGPFYIPEISPFATCACLSDKTKYPSFLRTIPSDYYQSRALAQLVKHFGWXAIRTNDDYGNNGMAIFTETAQQLGICLEYSLSFFRTDPPNKIQKIIEIIKLSTCKVIIAFLSYLDMDVLLYTLSLYNLTGYQWVGTEGWIFDSQTAKMDKHHILDGAIGLSIPKGKVSGMREFILDVKPLNSPGNKMFAEFWESLFNCKFKQSKSPTENHRECTGHEDLSGLHNSFTDMSLMPIFNNVYKGVYAVAHALHNILVCNETCNYKVQLDPFTILQYIRNIRFKTKEEEEVYFNENGDPPAKYEIINWQPTEDGVVDFVTVGLYDASLPADKQLSLKNNSLIWAQNSKQVPVSVCSEKCPPGTRKVLQKGKPVCCYDCIRCAEGEISNTTDSITCVRCQPEFWSNDRRDACLKKEAEFLSYEEIMGALLTAASLFGTCMTAVVAFIFFRYRKTPIVRANNSELSFLLLFSLTLCFLCSLTFIGRPSEWSCMLRHTAFGITFVLCISCVLGKTMVVLMAFRASLPGSNVMKWFGPTQQRLSVLAFTLIQVVICILWLTISPPFPFKNFKEIKDKIILECALGSTVGFWAVLGYIGLLASFCFILAFLARKLPDNFNEAKFITFSMLIFCAVWITFIPAYVSSPGKFSVAVEIFAILASSFGLLICIFIPKCYIILLRPEKNTKKNMMGREASTV, from the exons ATGTTTGCCTTCTATGGTAgctggaaagacagaaaagatacTTTCACAAGCAAACCACTGCCACTGGAATGCATAAG TTTGAATTTAGGAGCATTCCAGTTTGCCCAGGCTATGCTTTTTGCCATTGAAGAGATCAATAACAGTACAGACCTACTACCTGGAATCTCTCTGGGATATAAAATTTATGATACTTGTGGCTCTGCAGCAAGAAGTGTGAAAGTTGCACTGGCCTTAACTAATGGTAATGAAGTTGTATCTACACTGTCCAAAGCTCCATGTACCAGACCTGCACAAGTGCAAGCAATAATAGGAGAAACATCTTCTTCTCCTTGCATGGCTATAGCTAATGTCATTGGACCCTTTTATATTCCAGAG atCAGTCCGTTTGCCACCTGTGCTTGTCTCAGTGACAAAACCAAGTACCCATCCTTCCTCAGAACTATCCCCAGTGACTATTATCAGAGCAGAGCTCTGGCTCAGTTGGTCAAGCACTTTGGTTG AGCTATTAGAACTAATGATGACTATGGCAATAATGGTATGGCTATATTcacagaaactgcacagcaACTGGGTATCTGTCTGGAATattctttatctttctttagaacagatccaccaaacaaaatacaaaagattaTTGAAATAATCAAGCTTTCCACATGTAAGGTGATTATTGCTTTTCTCTCCTATTTGGACATGGATGTGCTTTTGTATACATTGTCTCTTTACAACTTGACTGGGTACCAGTGGGTAGGCACTGAAGGTTGGATCTTTGATTCTCAAACTGCAAAGATGGATAAGCATCACATTCTGGATGGTGCTATAGGCCTGTCCATCCCCAAAGGAAAGGTCAGTGGCATGAGAGAGTTCATATTAGATGTGAAGCCACTCAATTCACCtggtaataaaatgtttgcagagtTTTGGGAGTCATTATTTAACTGTAAGTTTAAACAGTCAAAGTCACCAACAGAGAATCATAGAGAATGTACTGGACATGAAGATCTGAGTGGATTACACAACAGCTTCACTGATATGTCACTTATGCCCATATTCAACAATGTTTATAAAGGAGTGTATGCTGTGGCTCATGCACTTCACAATATTCTGGTTTGTAATGAAACATGTAACTACAAGGTGCAGCTAGATCCATTCACG attttacagtACATAAGAAATATTCGTTTTaaaacaaaggaagaagaagaagtttactttaatgagaATGGAGACCCACCAGCAAAGTATGAAATTATAAACTGGCAGCCAACAGAAGATGGTGTTGTGGACTTTGTCACAGTTGGTCTTTATGAtgcatctttacctgcagacaaacagctgagtcTGAAAAATAACTCTTTAATTTGGGCACAGAACTCAAAACAG GTTCCTgtgtcagtttgcagtgagaaatGTCCCCCAGGAACTCGTAAGGTTCTCCAGAAAGGAAAACCTGTCTGCTGTTATGACTGTATAAGATGTGCAGAAGGAGAAATAAGCAACACTACAG ATTCTATCACCTGTGTGCGATGTCAGCCTGAATTCTGGTCCAATGACAGAAGAGATGCCTGTTTAaagaaggaagcagagtttctatcatatgaagaaattatgggagcactgctcactgcagcatctttatttggaacatgcatgactgctgttgtagcattcattttcttcagatacaggaaaactcctattgtcagggccaacaactctgaactgagcttcctgctgctcttctccttgactctgtgtttcctgtgttctctgaccttCATCGGCCGACCCTCTGAGTGGTcctgcatgctgagacacacagcattcggcatcacctttgtcctctgtatctcttgtgttctggggaaaactatggtggtgttaatggccttcagggcttcacttccaggcagtaatgtgatgaaatggtttggaccaacacagcagagactcagtgttctggctttcactctcatccaggttgtaatatgtatcctctggttaacaatttctcctccttttccatttaagaactttaaagaaatcaaagacaaaatcatcttaGAATGTGCTCTGGGTTCAACTGTGGGATTTTGGGCTGTACTTGGGTACATAGGCCTTctggcctctttctgtttcattcttgcttttctggctcggaaactacctgataacttcaatgaggccaaatttatcaccttcagcatgttgatcttctgtgcagtgtggatcacttttattccagcttatgtcagctctcctgggaagttcagtgttgctgtagagatatttgctattctggcctccagttttggactgttaatttgtattttcattccaaaatgttatattatcttACTGAGaccagagaaaaatacaaaaaagaatatgatgGGGAGAGAGGCATCAACagtctga